From a region of the Tiliqua scincoides isolate rTilSci1 chromosome 4, rTilSci1.hap2, whole genome shotgun sequence genome:
- the OVOL2 gene encoding transcription factor Ovo-like 2: MPRVFLVKRRSPLPASRSWDELPDEERADTYVPGEIRCVLLNYGSEDSCSLESNSSSNKYTEAVDTLAPESTTEETLLNLAANHPAVRSKIKFTTGTCSDSLAYNCELCGKGFRLQRMLNRHIKCHSQVKRHLCTFCGKGFNDTFDLKRHVRTHTGIRPYKCEICNKAFTQRCSLESHLKKIHGVQQQYAYKQRRDKLYVCEDCGYTGPTQEDLYVHIKNTHPGSAFLKKTSKKLAAVLQNKLTSSMEMSPKENEEKQ; encoded by the exons ATGCCCAGAGTCTTCCTCGTGAAGAGAAGGAGCCCCCTGCCCGCCAGCCGCAGCTGGGACGAGCTGCCCGACGAGGAGCGAGCCGACACCTACGTCCCAG GAGAGATAAGGTGTGTACTCCTGAACTATGGCAGCGAAGACAGCTGCAGCTTGGAGAGCAACAGCAGTAGCAATAAATACACAGAAGCTGTGGATACTTTAGCCCCTGAGTCCACAACTGAGGAAACACTTCTGAACTTGGCAGCAAACCACCCTGCAGTCCGATCCAAAATCAAG TTCACAACTGGTACCTGTAGTGATTCCTTGGCGTACAATTGTGAGTTATGTGGCAAAGGATTCCGTTTGCAGCGCATGCTCAACCGCCACATAAAGTGTCACAGCCAAGTGAAGAGACACTTGTGTACCTTCTGTGGGAAAGGATTCAATGATACCTTTGACCTGAAAAGGCATGTAAGGACACATACAG GAATTCGTCCATATAAATGTGAGATCTGCAACAAAGCCTTTACTCAACGTTGTTCCCTGGAATCACACCTTAAAAAGATCCATGGGGTGCAGCAACAATATGCCTACAAGCAACGGAGAGATAAACTCTATGTTTGTGAGGACTGTGGCTACACAGGCCCAACCCAAGAGGACTTGTATGTACACATCAAAAACACTCATCCTGGAAGTGCTTTTTTGAAGAAAACATCAAAAAAACTTGCAGCGGTTTTGCAAAACAAACTAACCTCTTCAATGGAGATGAGTCCCAAAGAGAATGAGGAGAAGCAGTAA